The Prochlorococcus sp. MIT 1341 genomic interval CTTTTTGAATCTCTTCATTCCAAAAAATTCCTTCAGATCGAATCCATTCCGGATTTCCTACTCGCACTGTTCCTTCAATTCCTTCAATTTCTCCCGCAATACCAGAACCTGCAATTGTGGATGTGTTCAAGGGCTTCAATATTGGCATTTTGTACCGCTGTGCCTCCTGGATGACTGCGTGAGCCAAAGGATGGCGACTGTTCTCCTCCAAGCAAGAAGCAAGCTGAAACATTCTTGCAGGCTCTTTTGCAAGCATTACTGCCGAAACGAGGGGTCGACCAAGGGTAAGGGTGCCTGTCTTATCAAAAACTATTTGTTTGATTGAAGCTGCCATTTCGATGACATCACCACCACGAAATAGCCAGCCCCTACGAGCAGCTTGACCAGAAGAAACAGTGATAACGGTTGGAGTAGCCAACCCCAAAGCACAAGGGCAAGCAACTACAAGCACCGCAATAGCAAGCTGTAAGGCCAAGCCCAAAGGGGTCTCAGCACCGCTACCTAGTGATCCATGCAAGCTGTGACCATGCAACAAACCTTGTCCTGAAGCATGTAAGACATGTGGCCACAATCGCGAACCAATTAACCACCAAAAGAAAAATGTTCCCAATGCAAGTACTCCAACGCCATAGCAGAATCTGCCTGCTATTCGATCCGCCAAACCTTGGATTGGAGCCTTTCTAGATTGTGCCCTCTCCACTAACGAGATTATGCGAGCTAATGCGGTCTGGGCTCCTACACGTCTAACCGCCAAAACAAGGGTTGATTGAAGATTAAGGCTCCCGGAGGAAAGTTCCGTACCTGGGGATGCCTCTAATGGCAAAGGTTCCCCTGTCAGGCTTGAGATATCTACCGCCGAAGAACCCTCCTCTACAACACCATCAACAGGAATTCGATCTCCTGCCAATAATTGAACCCTATCCCCAATCCGAAGAGAACCAACTCGCACTTCTCTAATAAGACCATTACCCAAAAGGAGTCTCGCGCTATCAGGCTGTAATTGAGCCAATTGCTTCAATGCTCGACCTGTTCGAAATCGAGCACGCTCCTCCAAAAAGCGGCCCAATAAGACAAATCCAAGAAGCATTACCGGTTCATTAAAAAAGCATGGCCAACCAACCTGAGGCCATATCAATGCCACAAGACTTGCAAGATAAGCACTTAAAACACCCAGACCGACCAAAGTGTCCATTGTTGGTGTAGCAGCTAAGGCAGCTAAAGCTCCACTTGTAAGGATTGAGCGTCCGGGTCCAAAAAGTGCAAAAGTTGCCAATGCAGCATGAAAAGGCAAAGCGCCTAAGACAGGAAGCGTTAAGAAACCACCTTCAGCTAGATGGCCTAAGACGGAAAGCAACAACAAAAGCAAAGCAAAAACCAAGCTTTTCCACTGTCGCCAAAGCTCACCAGCAGAATCAGCCTCAGAGTCTTGCAAGTTTTCTAGAGGGTTCTTATCCCTTAACTGAGCAGGGAAGCCTCTATGAGCTAGTGCTTCAAGTATTTGAGCAAGATTTGTAGATGGATCCTCCAAATCCAAATAAGCAGTTCTTGAGACCAAGTTCACGCTCGCACTTGAAACACCAGTCTGTTCAAGCAAAGTGGTCTCAACAGATCGCACACAACCTCCACATTTCATGCCCTCAACATCGAGCAAT includes:
- a CDS encoding cation-translocating P-type ATPase, whose amino-acid sequence is MSSLQKHSLKETILLDVEGMKCGGCVRSVETTLLEQTGVSSASVNLVSRTAYLDLEDPSTNLAQILEALAHRGFPAQLRDKNPLENLQDSEADSAGELWRQWKSLVFALLLLLLSVLGHLAEGGFLTLPVLGALPFHAALATFALFGPGRSILTSGALAALAATPTMDTLVGLGVLSAYLASLVALIWPQVGWPCFFNEPVMLLGFVLLGRFLEERARFRTGRALKQLAQLQPDSARLLLGNGLIREVRVGSLRIGDRVQLLAGDRIPVDGVVEEGSSAVDISSLTGEPLPLEASPGTELSSGSLNLQSTLVLAVRRVGAQTALARIISLVERAQSRKAPIQGLADRIAGRFCYGVGVLALGTFFFWWLIGSRLWPHVLHASGQGLLHGHSLHGSLGSGAETPLGLALQLAIAVLVVACPCALGLATPTVITVSSGQAARRGWLFRGGDVIEMAASIKQIVFDKTGTLTLGRPLVSAVMLAKEPARMFQLASCLEENSRHPLAHAVIQEAQRYKMPILKPLNTSTIAGSGIAGEIEGIEGTVRVGNPEWIRSEGIFWNEEIQKALKDASRKGQSVVGVSCGEELLGLIGIEDSPRADSHLALARLREEGLKMAILSGDRRESVERLGQKLGFKNDQLFWNLLPAKKLSQLEQLKSSGPLAMVGDGINDAPALAAADLGIAVGTGTQIAQETADLVLLGDRLEGLPEALLLARRTMSKVRQNLFWAFGYNLIALPIAAGILLPSYGLLLSPPIAALLMALSSITVVLNALTLRTT